A region of Candidatus Megaera polyxenophila DNA encodes the following proteins:
- a CDS encoding ABC transporter ATP-binding protein: MVINIMNQKEAKKKDNPLQVALDKCEAAFKITFVFAFIINLLMLVTPLYSLQVLDRVIGSGNLDTLLLLSLIIGSIYFVHGLLQIARSFTLIKVGEWLDNTLSPIIFSHSISASATKVNPASSQLLRDFQTLKTFLTSTGINTVFDAPWSIVYIVIIFLIHPYIGWITIAGAVIIVAFAFFNAVATNKTLGEATEFSIKGMTQADVANRNAEAVEAMGMIKNVTKNWAKFNEASLAKQSVASYRNGIISNFSRFIRNIMTMAVTGTGAYVVVKTGGQDMTTGGMIASSIIVGKALAPFDNSIVMWKTISSAIKSYKTINESFNNYQERDQAMPIPQVEGHLTVENIFYVIPTKPGTPQSLVPRYILKGVSFSLQPGEILAIIGASAAGKSTLAKIIVGVWKASTGSVRLDGGDVYTWNRQNFGEHVGYLPQGIELFSGTIKENIARMAEEVSPEKVIETAKMCGAHEIILRFPDGYDTDIGNAGSNLSGGQRQRIGLARAFYGNPKLVVLDEPNANLDEAGELALSTALREAKKKGIGVIVISHRPSVLSEVDKIMVLQDGAVASFGSKEEVQGRIKMLQNGMIHINEQ, from the coding sequence ATGGTCATTAATATTATGAATCAGAAAGAGGCCAAGAAAAAGGATAATCCATTGCAGGTTGCTTTGGATAAATGTGAGGCAGCTTTTAAAATTACGTTTGTGTTTGCTTTTATAATCAACTTGTTAATGTTGGTGACACCTTTATATTCCTTACAAGTACTAGACAGAGTTATAGGAAGTGGTAATTTAGATACTTTATTATTGCTATCTTTGATTATTGGATCGATATATTTTGTGCATGGCCTCTTACAGATAGCTCGGTCTTTTACTTTAATAAAAGTTGGAGAATGGCTTGATAATACGTTATCTCCAATTATTTTTAGCCACTCAATTTCTGCATCAGCTACTAAAGTTAATCCGGCTTCCAGCCAACTGCTCCGGGACTTTCAGACATTAAAGACTTTTCTAACCAGTACAGGGATTAATACTGTTTTTGATGCCCCTTGGAGTATAGTATATATTGTAATAATTTTCTTAATACACCCATATATTGGATGGATTACAATTGCAGGAGCAGTAATTATTGTTGCCTTTGCATTTTTTAATGCGGTAGCTACCAATAAAACCCTTGGCGAAGCTACTGAATTTTCAATTAAAGGTATGACCCAGGCCGATGTTGCAAATAGAAATGCTGAAGCGGTAGAGGCAATGGGTATGATTAAAAATGTTACCAAGAATTGGGCAAAATTTAATGAAGCATCCCTTGCCAAGCAATCTGTAGCCAGTTATAGAAACGGTATAATCTCTAATTTTTCTAGATTTATTCGAAATATTATGACGATGGCTGTTACTGGTACTGGTGCTTATGTTGTGGTGAAAACGGGTGGTCAAGATATGACTACCGGTGGTATGATTGCCAGTTCTATTATAGTAGGTAAAGCTTTAGCCCCTTTTGATAACTCTATTGTTATGTGGAAAACCATTAGTAGTGCTATCAAGTCTTATAAAACAATTAACGAATCTTTTAATAACTATCAAGAAAGAGACCAGGCCATGCCGATACCACAGGTGGAAGGTCATTTGACAGTAGAAAATATTTTTTATGTTATACCGACTAAGCCTGGAACTCCTCAGTCTTTAGTACCAAGGTATATTTTAAAAGGAGTGTCTTTTTCTCTGCAACCTGGTGAGATATTAGCTATTATTGGTGCTAGTGCTGCCGGCAAGTCTACTCTTGCAAAAATAATTGTAGGTGTTTGGAAAGCTTCTACGGGTTCAGTAAGACTTGACGGAGGGGATGTATACACTTGGAATAGGCAAAATTTTGGCGAGCATGTCGGTTATTTGCCCCAAGGGATTGAGCTTTTTAGTGGTACGATCAAAGAAAATATAGCAAGGATGGCAGAAGAAGTATCACCGGAGAAAGTAATTGAGACGGCAAAAATGTGTGGTGCTCATGAAATAATACTGCGCTTTCCGGACGGGTATGATACAGATATAGGTAATGCCGGTTCAAATCTATCTGGAGGCCAGCGGCAAAGGATAGGGTTAGCCAGGGCTTTTTATGGTAATCCGAAGCTTGTGGTCCTCGATGAACCTAATGCTAATTTGGATGAGGCTGGAGAACTTGCTCTTTCAACGGCACTCAGAGAAGCAAAAAAGAAAGGAATAGGCGTCATTGTTATTTCACACCGGCCGTCTGTATTGTCAGAAGTAGATAAGATAATGGTTTTACAAGATGGAGCTGTAGCAAGTTTTGGTTCAAAAGAAGAAGTTCAAGGGCGGATAAAAATGCTTCAAAATGGTATGATTCATATTAATGAACAGTAA
- a CDS encoding 50S ribosomal protein L27: MATKKAGGSSRNGRDSAGRRLGAKKSDGQAVIPGNIIYRQRGTKIFPGKNVGIGKDHTLFALTSGKVEFISKKDRKLVNVI; encoded by the coding sequence ATGGCAACTAAAAAAGCTGGTGGTAGTTCAAGAAACGGTCGTGACTCAGCTGGACGAAGGTTAGGAGCAAAAAAATCTGACGGCCAGGCTGTAATCCCTGGAAATATCATATACAGACAACGAGGAACAAAAATTTTTCCAGGTAAAAACGTTGGTATAGGCAAAGATCATACTCTTTTTGCTTTGACTTCAGGAAAAGTTGAATTCATATCAAAAAAAGATCGTAAATTAGTAAACGTTATATAA
- a CDS encoding heme ABC transporter ATP-binding protein, which translates to MSYQYVYVMKGLSKAVNGKEILKETWLSFLPGAKIGIIGHNGAGKSTLLRIMAGLDKEYEGEAFVAEGIKIGYLPQEPHLDPEKNVFENIMEGLKEKTALLNEFNEVSNKFAEEMSDDEMNDLLARQADLQEKIDICDGWGIEREIEIAMNALRCPAKNANINQISGGEKRRVALCKLLLEKPDMILLDEPTNHLDAESVSWLETYLKEYKGTVVAITHDRYFLDNVAEWILEIDRGNCVPWHSNYSAWLKQKHEKISKEEKEEGDRSKQLKKELEWVQASPKGRQAKSKARINAYQELLNKKRDEVNGTAQIIIPNGPRLGDLVIEVDNLSKKFGDKVLLSDFSFRVPPGAIVGIIGPNGAGKSTLFNILTGKIQADSGKANIGDTVKLGYVDQSRDHLDDNKTVWEEISEGLEVLELGGMSVKSRAYCSAFNFKGGAQQKKVGQLSGGERNRVHLAKLLKSGANVILLDEPSNDLDVDTLRALEDAILDFAGCVFVISHDRWFLDRIATHIIAYDKDGSASWFEGNYEDYHNYVTNYMGEDSRNPKYRHKKLV; encoded by the coding sequence ATGTCTTATCAATACGTTTATGTTATGAAGGGCTTGAGCAAGGCCGTCAATGGTAAAGAAATTTTAAAAGAAACCTGGTTATCATTTTTACCAGGAGCTAAGATTGGCATAATAGGTCATAACGGGGCTGGTAAGTCAACTCTTCTTAGGATTATGGCCGGCCTTGATAAAGAGTATGAAGGAGAAGCTTTTGTTGCTGAAGGTATAAAAATTGGTTATTTACCTCAAGAGCCTCATTTAGATCCTGAAAAAAATGTTTTTGAAAATATTATGGAGGGGTTAAAAGAGAAAACTGCTTTGCTTAATGAATTTAACGAGGTTAGTAATAAGTTTGCTGAAGAAATGTCTGATGATGAAATGAATGATTTACTTGCGCGTCAGGCAGATTTGCAAGAAAAAATAGATATATGCGACGGTTGGGGAATTGAAAGAGAAATAGAGATTGCTATGAACGCTTTACGCTGCCCTGCTAAAAATGCCAATATAAATCAGATATCAGGAGGCGAAAAACGTCGGGTTGCTTTATGTAAGTTGCTTCTTGAAAAACCTGATATGATTTTACTTGATGAACCGACTAACCATTTAGACGCGGAATCAGTATCTTGGCTTGAAACTTATTTGAAAGAATATAAAGGAACTGTTGTTGCAATTACCCATGATCGTTATTTTTTAGATAATGTTGCAGAATGGATATTAGAGATTGATAGAGGTAATTGTGTGCCTTGGCATTCCAATTACTCAGCTTGGTTAAAGCAAAAACATGAAAAAATCAGCAAAGAGGAAAAGGAAGAAGGAGATAGATCCAAACAACTAAAAAAAGAACTGGAATGGGTTCAAGCTTCTCCAAAAGGACGCCAAGCAAAAAGTAAAGCACGGATAAATGCTTATCAAGAGTTGCTTAATAAAAAGAGAGATGAAGTTAATGGAACTGCTCAAATTATTATACCAAATGGCCCAAGGCTGGGAGATTTAGTTATTGAGGTTGACAATTTATCGAAAAAATTTGGCGATAAAGTGCTACTTTCCGATTTTAGTTTTAGAGTTCCCCCTGGAGCGATTGTTGGTATAATTGGGCCTAACGGGGCTGGTAAATCCACGCTGTTTAATATTTTAACTGGTAAAATACAGGCTGATAGTGGAAAAGCTAATATAGGGGATACTGTAAAACTTGGTTATGTAGATCAGTCAAGAGATCACTTAGACGATAATAAAACAGTGTGGGAAGAAATATCGGAAGGGTTAGAAGTTTTAGAACTAGGAGGTATGTCAGTCAAAAGCAGAGCTTATTGTTCAGCTTTTAATTTTAAAGGCGGTGCTCAGCAGAAAAAGGTAGGCCAGTTATCCGGTGGAGAAAGAAATAGGGTTCACCTAGCTAAATTGTTAAAATCCGGTGCTAATGTTATTCTACTGGATGAACCATCCAATGACCTGGATGTGGATACGTTAAGAGCTCTAGAAGATGCTATCCTTGATTTTGCTGGTTGTGTTTTTGTAATAAGCCACGATCGGTGGTTTCTGGACCGAATAGCTACCCATATTATTGCTTATGATAAAGACGGAAGTGCCTCATGGTTTGAAGGAAACTACGAAGATTATCATAATTACGTTACCAACTATATGGGAGAAGACTCCAGAAATCCTAAATATAGGCATAAAAAATTGGTGTAA
- a CDS encoding 50S ribosomal protein L21 yields the protein MFAVVKTGGKQYKVAKNSIIKVEKIEGQLGSKIELNEVLLVGEYSKPSFIGTPVVKGATVTAEITNQFRDDKIIVFKKKRRQHYRRKNGHRQDLTELKILDIVKK from the coding sequence ATGTTCGCAGTTGTTAAAACAGGTGGAAAGCAATATAAAGTTGCAAAAAATAGCATAATCAAAGTTGAGAAGATAGAGGGCCAGCTCGGTAGTAAAATTGAGCTAAACGAGGTTTTATTAGTGGGCGAATACTCTAAGCCGTCTTTTATCGGTACTCCAGTTGTAAAAGGGGCAACAGTAACTGCAGAAATCACTAATCAATTTAGGGATGATAAAATTATTGTTTTTAAAAAGAAGAGACGTCAGCATTACCGCCGCAAAAACGGTCACAGGCAAGATCTGACGGAATTAAAAATTCTTGATATTGTAAAAAAATAA
- a CDS encoding hemolysin secretion protein D, whose product MSDNKKLDPEKLKQLQQLMAKNGMLPPGAMGAGALAQSEKRRKLSLKNVFVGILQSMQSGVRFIDQFTNFIINRQTANSNDVIESAKSPIMFGTYVTIIFVVFGLIWSAIAPLDSAAVASGTVISNTQRKSLNHQEGGIIKAIYVKVGDHVKEGDPLLEFDSTKIKSEYEIVLHQYRSFLGFETRLLAEINDQDIIEYPEFLTKDKAIPEVAKIIETQNNLFNSQKDLKRAEQDSLKQKIKQSQKQIEGLEAKKVSLIKTLEFIKDRVGATKKLSDKGFAQKAALLELEAKEASALSEIAMADSEIARSEQEITRTEIEFLNLDSKFVAHTLSELKDVQINVSDKKERFYALSDMLERAVLKSPVDGVVNNINYHTVGSVIPGGQTIMDISPSGDHLIIEAKIEPKNIDSIRVGLKSKIRFSAFKSRTTPLFTGTVVSLSPDIVIDQRHQMDNRYTGGYYLARIELNMDEFNEVARTRKIELHPGMQAEVQIVTGTRTLLKYLLDPVIDAMFKGFKEK is encoded by the coding sequence ATGTCAGATAATAAAAAACTAGATCCCGAGAAGCTTAAACAGCTTCAGCAATTAATGGCTAAAAATGGCATGTTGCCTCCGGGTGCAATGGGAGCAGGAGCATTAGCGCAATCTGAAAAAAGGCGAAAATTATCTCTAAAAAATGTTTTTGTAGGGATTCTTCAATCTATGCAATCTGGCGTAAGGTTTATTGATCAATTTACTAATTTTATTATTAATCGCCAGACTGCTAATTCAAATGATGTGATTGAGAGTGCTAAGTCACCTATTATGTTTGGAACTTACGTAACAATTATTTTTGTAGTTTTTGGCTTAATATGGTCTGCAATCGCTCCTCTTGATAGTGCTGCTGTTGCTTCTGGAACAGTTATTAGTAATACTCAACGTAAAAGCTTAAATCATCAAGAAGGGGGGATAATAAAAGCTATTTATGTGAAGGTAGGAGATCATGTAAAAGAAGGAGATCCGCTGCTAGAGTTTGATTCAACTAAAATCAAATCTGAATATGAAATTGTATTACATCAATACCGAAGTTTCTTAGGATTTGAAACTAGATTACTTGCAGAGATTAATGACCAAGATATTATAGAATATCCTGAATTTTTAACCAAAGATAAAGCAATTCCAGAAGTAGCAAAAATTATTGAAACGCAAAATAATTTATTCAATTCTCAGAAAGATCTTAAGAGAGCTGAACAAGATTCTTTAAAGCAAAAAATTAAACAATCCCAAAAACAAATTGAAGGCTTAGAAGCAAAAAAAGTTTCCTTGATAAAAACACTGGAGTTTATAAAAGACCGGGTAGGAGCAACAAAAAAATTGAGTGATAAAGGCTTCGCCCAGAAGGCGGCTTTACTTGAGTTGGAAGCAAAAGAAGCTTCTGCGCTCAGTGAAATTGCTATGGCTGATAGTGAAATTGCCAGATCAGAACAAGAAATTACAAGAACCGAAATTGAGTTCCTTAATTTAGATAGCAAATTTGTAGCTCACACTTTGAGTGAATTAAAGGATGTACAGATTAATGTATCAGATAAGAAAGAGAGATTTTATGCTCTTAGTGATATGCTAGAACGTGCTGTGCTAAAATCCCCAGTAGATGGTGTGGTCAATAATATCAATTATCATACTGTTGGTAGTGTGATTCCTGGCGGACAAACTATTATGGATATTTCTCCAAGTGGCGATCATTTAATTATTGAAGCAAAAATAGAACCTAAAAATATTGATTCAATTAGGGTAGGGCTTAAGTCTAAAATACGTTTTAGTGCTTTTAAATCCAGAACTACGCCTTTATTTACTGGTACAGTTGTATCCCTTTCTCCTGATATAGTTATTGATCAGAGGCATCAAATGGATAATCGTTATACAGGGGGGTATTATTTGGCACGTATTGAGCTAAATATGGATGAATTTAACGAAGTAGCCCGTACGAGGAAGATAGAATTACATCCTGGTATGCAAGCTGAAGTGCAAATTGTAACCGGTACTAGAACTTTATTAAAATACTTACTCGATCCTGTTATTGATGCGATGTTTAAGGGGTTTAAAGAAAAATAG
- a CDS encoding aspartate-semialdehyde dehydrogenase, translating into MKKYNVAVIGATGNVGRELLNSLNQRNFPVNKIFAAASADSVGKSVSFGDSTIKVCQITDLDFSDIDFAFFCAGSKVSKQYAKTAASKGCTVIDKSSLFRLEDDVPLVVPEANISVLKNFKAGGIIANPNCCSIPLAVALKPLDNAAKIKRVVVSTYQSVSGAGKEAMDELYLQTKAKFIFENIPPKVFPTQIAFNLFPHIGDFHENGITDEEYKIEQELKKIIGRDIKVSVTCVRVPVFVSHSMSVNVEFENKINAKEAEEILSELDGIITYSCNNEIKYATPVDVVEEDEVYISRIRNDNSCNNTINMWITTDNLRKGAALNAVQIAEELI; encoded by the coding sequence ATGAAAAAATATAATGTAGCTGTAATAGGTGCAACAGGTAATGTCGGACGAGAATTACTTAATTCGCTTAATCAAAGAAACTTTCCCGTAAACAAAATTTTTGCAGCAGCTTCTGCCGATTCGGTGGGGAAATCGGTAAGTTTTGGTGATAGCACTATTAAGGTATGCCAAATAACGGATCTTGATTTTTCTGATATTGATTTTGCTTTTTTCTGTGCAGGTTCAAAAGTATCAAAGCAATATGCGAAAACAGCCGCAAGTAAAGGATGTACGGTCATTGACAAATCCTCTCTCTTTAGGCTGGAGGATGATGTGCCGCTAGTTGTACCTGAGGCAAATATTTCTGTCTTAAAAAATTTTAAAGCTGGGGGTATTATAGCCAATCCTAATTGTTGTTCCATACCTCTTGCAGTAGCTTTAAAACCCCTAGATAATGCGGCAAAAATAAAACGAGTAGTAGTTTCCACTTACCAATCAGTTTCTGGAGCTGGGAAAGAAGCTATGGATGAGCTATATCTCCAAACCAAAGCCAAATTTATTTTTGAGAATATACCACCAAAAGTCTTTCCGACACAAATTGCATTTAATTTATTTCCCCATATCGGCGATTTTCATGAAAATGGAATTACTGACGAAGAGTATAAAATAGAGCAGGAGCTAAAAAAAATTATCGGCAGGGATATTAAGGTCAGTGTCACATGTGTGCGAGTTCCTGTTTTTGTTTCCCATTCCATGTCAGTTAATGTAGAATTTGAAAATAAAATAAACGCAAAAGAGGCAGAGGAGATTCTTTCGGAGTTAGACGGAATTATCACTTATAGTTGTAATAATGAAATAAAATATGCAACACCTGTTGACGTTGTAGAAGAAGATGAAGTATATATCTCCAGAATAAGAAACGACAATTCTTGCAACAACACTATTAATATGTGGATAACTACTGATAATTTACGTAAAGGTGCTGCGCTAAATGCAGTCCAAATAGCTGAAGAATTAATTTAA
- a CDS encoding glutamine synthetase, catalytic domain, translating into MYLTNENLTFVKKNESLFVSLKYLDSQGNLNQIDSAAKNILTDPHNHGFDLSKNICLLPIDSKGFCDPFRSLPTTSFLCVNLADGLNIRKHASKLIYDFLPNMVATFEAEIKFWVEPSEEESDVWKVDPFDCYSNLRSDILETLEKIDIKTTIHMPGNKKGECIIGFKGQNIIDLADNFILTRFVINNIAADYGYRVLFNKDKEQNLKLILVCNNNDGQMFLDNFLANYPLILEYNNLLQMSNLSSKSLSKRILFNEDCKLHVKFSTGSNFIPYMNFAFVVLCLSENTEILTRLKQKEFVKFIKYYKGKVLIKTS; encoded by the coding sequence ATGTATTTAACAAACGAAAATTTAACTTTTGTCAAAAAAAATGAATCTTTATTTGTTTCGCTCAAGTATCTAGATTCACAAGGTAATTTAAATCAGATTGATAGTGCTGCTAAAAATATCTTAACTGATCCCCATAATCATGGGTTTGACCTAAGTAAAAATATATGTTTACTACCGATTGATTCTAAGGGATTTTGTGATCCATTTCGGTCTTTGCCTACTACCAGTTTTTTGTGCGTTAATCTAGCAGATGGCTTAAATATTAGAAAGCATGCTAGCAAACTTATCTATGATTTTCTTCCTAATATGGTAGCAACATTTGAAGCTGAAATAAAATTCTGGGTAGAACCTTCGGAAGAAGAAAGTGATGTGTGGAAGGTAGATCCATTTGATTGCTATAGCAACTTACGTAGTGATATTCTTGAAACCCTAGAAAAAATTGATATTAAAACCACTATCCATATGCCTGGAAATAAAAAAGGTGAATGTATAATAGGATTTAAGGGGCAGAATATTATAGATTTGGCTGATAATTTTATCCTTACAAGATTTGTTATAAATAATATAGCCGCGGACTATGGCTACAGGGTGCTTTTTAATAAAGACAAAGAACAAAACCTTAAGTTGATTTTGGTATGCAATAATAACGATGGGCAAATGTTTCTGGATAATTTTCTCGCTAATTATCCATTAATATTAGAATATAACAACCTATTACAAATGAGCAATTTAAGCTCTAAATCCTTATCAAAAAGAATACTTTTTAATGAAGATTGTAAATTGCATGTGAAATTCTCCACCGGAAGCAATTTTATTCCTTATATGAATTTTGCCTTTGTTGTTCTTTGCCTTTCAGAAAATACAGAAATTTTGACAAGATTAAAACAAAAGGAATTTGTAAAATTTATTAAGTATTATAAGGGAAAAGTATTAATAAAAACTAGCTAA
- a CDS encoding fructose-6-phosphate aldolase has product MKIFLDSVDLTEIKRFNEYGIIDGITTNPTLMSSVSTGFTEIISKLTTVVKGDISIEVVSNDYASMIVEGNKILEINDNLVIKLPLTWDGIKACKYFAKQNIKVNMTLCFSLNQALLAAKAGAAYVSPFVGRLEDIGKDGVGLIADIRSAYNNYGIKTEILAASIRTLKHIEQVALCGTDVITVPAKVLSEMVSHHLTDVGLKKFNEDWAKSGKQI; this is encoded by the coding sequence ATGAAAATATTTTTAGATAGTGTAGATCTCACTGAAATAAAAAGATTTAATGAGTATGGAATCATTGATGGTATTACCACTAATCCCACTTTGATGTCTTCTGTATCAACGGGTTTTACAGAAATTATCTCTAAACTTACTACCGTTGTGAAAGGAGATATTAGCATAGAAGTGGTATCTAATGATTATGCTAGTATGATTGTAGAAGGAAATAAAATTCTAGAAATAAATGATAATCTAGTAATTAAACTGCCTTTGACGTGGGATGGGATAAAGGCTTGTAAATATTTTGCAAAACAAAATATTAAAGTAAATATGACTTTATGTTTTTCTCTGAATCAGGCATTATTAGCAGCTAAAGCTGGGGCGGCTTATGTTTCTCCATTTGTTGGTAGGCTGGAAGATATTGGTAAAGATGGAGTAGGGTTGATTGCTGATATAAGGTCCGCATACAATAATTATGGAATTAAAACAGAAATACTTGCTGCATCAATTCGCACTCTTAAGCATATCGAACAAGTAGCGCTTTGTGGGACTGATGTGATTACTGTACCGGCTAAGGTCTTATCAGAAATGGTTAGTCATCACTTAACTGATGTTGGCCTGAAAAAATTTAACGAAGATTGGGCAAAGTCTGGAAAACAAATTTAA
- a CDS encoding poly(3-hydroxyalkanoate) synthetase: protein MSKISGDDVIENIKKAGIYYQEIIMQLAQNKSLPPMPSDLYDADKSTEIASKLFEQIFEHPEKFTDINLEYIHNLQKLIADSVAKFTGKKSDDQQDLSFTDKRFRDPAWQQSLYFAFIKKYYMISADWIKKTVGQYELDNDGKRFLEFITSQFIDALSPSNFAFSNPEVIRESLESGMSNIVKGMENFLLDIKKSGSLLTISTTDKSYFKIGKNLATTKGMVIFQNDLIQLICYAPKKKVHSIPIFILPPWINKYYILDLSEENSLIKWLVENNFQVFLVSWVNPTKELADKDFEDYLHQGVIEPLEHIQKLGFEKVNAAGYCIGGTLLAIALSYYKAHNSNIINSATFLTTLVDFSTPGEIGALINKSTIGYIENKVSEVGYLDGQYLSNSFSLIRANDLVWSYFVNNYLLGKSPVAFDILYWNSDSTNLPAKMYIYYLKNMYIDNLLKNPECIEMLGVKINLSHIDVPSFSLAAKSDHIALWKSVYEGVKLFGGERTFCLTEAGHVAGVINPATSNKYSHMMSSNILDDPDKWLESAKIHNGSWWNSWNKWLSANSGKLIKSIDYNSLSMIEPAPGSYVK, encoded by the coding sequence ATGTCTAAAATATCTGGAGATGATGTTATAGAAAATATTAAAAAGGCTGGTATATATTATCAGGAAATAATTATGCAGCTTGCACAAAATAAGTCCTTGCCTCCAATGCCATCTGATTTGTACGACGCCGATAAATCTACGGAAATAGCTAGTAAATTATTTGAGCAAATTTTTGAGCATCCTGAAAAGTTTACCGATATAAATCTGGAATATATCCATAATTTGCAAAAACTAATCGCTGATTCAGTAGCAAAATTTACGGGAAAAAAATCAGATGATCAGCAAGATCTCTCTTTTACTGATAAAAGGTTCAGAGATCCTGCATGGCAACAAAGTCTTTATTTTGCATTCATTAAGAAATATTACATGATTTCTGCGGACTGGATAAAGAAAACCGTCGGACAATATGAATTGGATAATGACGGAAAAAGGTTTCTAGAGTTTATAACCAGCCAGTTTATCGATGCTCTTTCCCCTTCAAATTTTGCTTTTAGCAATCCAGAAGTAATAAGAGAATCTCTAGAAAGTGGGATGAGCAACATTGTTAAAGGAATGGAAAATTTCCTTTTAGATATTAAGAAATCAGGCTCTTTACTAACTATTTCTACTACAGATAAATCTTACTTTAAAATTGGTAAAAATCTGGCAACTACAAAAGGAATGGTAATTTTCCAGAATGATTTGATACAATTGATTTGTTATGCTCCCAAAAAAAAGGTGCATTCAATTCCTATATTTATATTGCCCCCTTGGATTAATAAATATTACATACTAGATTTATCTGAGGAAAATTCGTTAATTAAATGGTTAGTAGAAAACAATTTTCAGGTTTTTCTTGTCTCTTGGGTTAATCCAACAAAAGAACTAGCCGATAAAGATTTTGAGGATTATTTACACCAAGGAGTAATAGAACCTCTTGAACATATACAAAAATTAGGCTTTGAAAAAGTTAATGCAGCCGGTTATTGTATAGGCGGTACTTTGCTTGCTATAGCTTTATCCTATTATAAGGCACACAATAGTAATATCATAAATAGCGCTACTTTCCTTACTACTTTAGTGGATTTTTCTACTCCTGGTGAGATAGGTGCTCTTATCAATAAATCCACAATTGGTTATATAGAAAATAAAGTATCTGAAGTAGGGTATCTGGATGGGCAATACTTATCAAATAGTTTTAGCTTAATCCGAGCTAACGACTTAGTATGGTCATATTTCGTAAATAATTATCTACTGGGCAAATCTCCGGTTGCGTTTGATATATTGTATTGGAATTCGGATTCAACCAATCTGCCAGCGAAAATGTATATATATTACCTAAAAAATATGTATATTGATAACTTGCTTAAAAACCCCGAATGCATTGAAATGTTAGGAGTAAAAATAAATCTTTCCCACATTGATGTGCCAAGTTTTTCTCTTGCCGCAAAAAGTGATCACATCGCTCTCTGGAAATCAGTTTATGAAGGGGTAAAACTATTTGGGGGAGAACGGACTTTCTGCCTTACTGAAGCGGGGCATGTAGCCGGTGTTATCAACCCAGCTACCAGTAATAAATACTCCCACATGATGAGTAGTAATATTTTAGATGATCCGGATAAATGGTTAGAAAGCGCAAAAATTCATAATGGATCATGGTGGAATAGTTGGAATAAATGGTTATCAGCTAATAGCGGTAAATTAATTAAATCTATTGACTATAATTCTCTTTCTATGATTGAGCCTGCCCCTGGAAGCTATGTAAAATAG
- a CDS encoding class D beta-lactamase, translating into MKKVGLFLCFLILCISNVFAEQCFIVKEKDKIIHQEGDCDQRYAPCSTFKIALSLIGYDLGILVDEMNPSWPFKKGYPAFLDVWKQDQMPTSWMKNSCVWYSQVLTEKIGMQKFQSYTTKLNYGNMDLSGDKGKNNGLTNAWLSSSLEISSKEQIAFLGKLVNNTLPVSRHAHEMTKNILFVEELPGGWKLYGKTGSGVLLSPDRTRKLKIQHGWFIGWIEKDERVIAFSNHISDDKKQNTFAGQRAKADVKERLVKIINDSSR; encoded by the coding sequence ATGAAAAAAGTCGGTTTATTTTTATGTTTTCTCATTTTGTGTATAAGTAATGTTTTTGCTGAACAATGTTTTATTGTAAAGGAAAAAGATAAAATTATTCATCAAGAAGGAGATTGTGATCAAAGATATGCGCCTTGTAGCACCTTTAAAATTGCTCTTAGCCTAATAGGTTATGACCTTGGAATTTTAGTTGATGAAATGAATCCGTCCTGGCCTTTTAAAAAAGGTTATCCGGCCTTTTTGGACGTGTGGAAACAAGATCAAATGCCAACAAGTTGGATGAAAAATAGTTGCGTTTGGTATTCCCAAGTTTTGACAGAGAAGATTGGAATGCAAAAGTTTCAATCATATACCACGAAACTCAATTATGGAAATATGGACCTTTCTGGTGATAAAGGTAAAAATAATGGCCTTACAAATGCGTGGTTATCTAGTTCTCTTGAAATCTCTAGTAAAGAGCAAATCGCGTTCTTAGGAAAATTGGTAAACAATACCCTGCCTGTAAGTAGACATGCCCATGAAATGACAAAAAATATTTTATTTGTAGAAGAATTGCCTGGTGGATGGAAACTTTATGGCAAAACGGGCAGTGGTGTCCTCTTAAGCCCAGATAGAACAAGAAAGCTTAAAATCCAACATGGCTGGTTTATTGGGTGGATTGAAAAAGATGAGAGAGTAATAGCTTTTTCAAATCATATTTCTGATGATAAAAAACAAAATACTTTTGCCGGCCAGCGAGCAAAAGCTGACGTTAAAGAAAGATTGGTAAAAATTATTAATGATAGCAGCAGGTAA